In a single window of the Gadus macrocephalus chromosome 6, ASM3116895v1 genome:
- the polr3d gene encoding DNA-directed RNA polymerase III subunit RPC4: MAEPGTGDGSGQGMSTPRGRGAAMGRRIPSSLSPGRLPTMRSRDLTLGGVKKKTFTPNIIGRKAKEETKADGEHPRGRRDGERGGRGQRERGRGRGRPEVIQSHSIFEQGPAEMTMKKRGTYETERDAPTVGPSPIINIKKEKRETEEETKEILRKLERDNFIDDPHLCSEERSCPVQLPLAVSGWGFREEFTPEVAKIEKEEEEGVDCMEPETKVKQEPTEVEIKKVESAFRPPPLPEPEVLPELLQRWSLSKGEELFFVQLPDSLPGQPPSMETRPIKTEVQSADGQVMVQKTDPQEDEEEENSCTLKDLREGLVGKMLVRKSGRVQLILGHIKLDVSLGTSCAFLQELVSIGTEGRTGDMTVLGHIQHKMVCSPDFEALLESNI, translated from the exons ATGGCTGAACCAGGCACTGGTGATGGCAGTGGCCAGGGCATGTCTACGCCTCGGGGCAGGGGCGCGGCTATGGGCCGTAGAATaccttcatccctctctcctggtcGCCTTCCCACCATGCGCTCGAGGGACCTCACCCTAGGAGGGGTGAAGAAG AAAACGTTTACACCCAACATTATTGGCAGAAAAGCTAAAGAAGA AACCAAGGCTGATGGCGAGCATCCGAGGggcaggagggatggagagcggggggggcgtggccagagagagagaggcagaggccgGGGTCGGCCAGAGGTCATCCAGTCCCACTCCATCTTTGAACAGGGACCTGCTGAGATGACCATGAAGAAGAGAG GTACCtatgagacagagagggacgctCCCACCGTGGGTCCATCGCCcattatcaacatcaagaaggagaagagggagacggaggaagAAACCAAAGAGATTCTGCGAAAACTGGAACGAGACAAC TTCATAGATGATCCTCACCTctgcagtgaggagaggagctgcCCTGTCCAGCTCCCTCTTGCGGTGTCGGGGTGGGGTTTTAGGGAGGAGTTTACGCCTGAAGTAGCGAAAAttgaaaaggaggaggaggagggcgttgACTGCATGGAACCTGAAACGAAAG TGAAGCAGGAGCCCACAGAGGTGGAGATCAAGAAGGTGGAGTCTGCGTTCCGGCCCCCCCCGCTGCCTGAGCCCGAGGTTCTGCCCGAGCTGCTCCAGAGGTGGAGCCTGagcaaaggggaggagctgtTCTTTGTGCAGCTGCCCGACTCGCTGCCCGGCCAGCCGCCCAGCATGGAGACCCGGCCCATCAAGACGGAGGTGCAGTCGGCCGACGGACAGGTCATGGTGCAGAAGACGGACCCACAG gaagacgaagaggaggagaacagctGCACGCTGAAGGACCTCAGAGAGGGCCTCGTGGGGAAGATGTTGGTGCGGAAGTCCGGCCGCGTCCAGCTCATCCTGGGACACATCAAGCTGGACGTTTCTCTGGGAACGTCCTGTGCTTTCCTTCAG GAACTGGTATCTATTGGGACAGAAGGCCGGACAGGGGATATGACCGTATTGGGTCACATCCAACACAAAATGGTCTGCTCACCAGACTTTGAAGCACTCCTAGAAAGCAACATATAA